In one window of bacterium DNA:
- a CDS encoding sugar phosphate isomerase/epimerase family protein yields the protein MKLGIVTYQIAADWDIDTIIEKCKKLGYEGVELRTGHKHGVETTLSKQEREDIKKKFQESNIKLVGLGSVFEYHSPDKEELRKNIEGTKEYIILAKDVGAEGVKVRPNAFPENVPREKTIEQIGISLREVSSFAADYGIKIRLEVHGKETSYPYYIKQMINIANHQNLYICWNSNITDIDETGSIEKNFNLLKDKIDICHINELCNEYPWIELFKLLNRINFDGFCLAEIQASSEPDRLLSYYKVLFNTYNKIVQTEK from the coding sequence ATGAAATTAGGAATAGTAACTTATCAGATTGCGGCTGATTGGGACATTGATACAATAATTGAAAAGTGTAAGAAATTAGGTTATGAAGGTGTGGAATTAAGAACCGGCCATAAACACGGTGTTGAAACAACTCTTTCAAAACAAGAAAGAGAGGATATTAAAAAGAAATTTCAAGAGAGCAATATTAAACTTGTTGGGCTGGGAAGTGTTTTTGAATATCATAGTCCCGATAAAGAAGAATTAAGAAAAAATATTGAAGGAACAAAGGAATATATAATTTTAGCCAAAGATGTAGGGGCAGAGGGAGTAAAAGTAAGACCAAATGCTTTTCCTGAAAATGTTCCAAGAGAAAAAACAATAGAGCAGATTGGTATATCTTTGAGAGAAGTATCTTCTTTTGCTGCCGATTACGGGATAAAAATACGACTTGAAGTTCATGGGAAAGAAACATCCTATCCTTATTATATAAAACAAATGATAAATATAGCAAACCATCAAAATTTATATATTTGTTGGAATTCAAACATCACAGATATTGATGAAACAGGTTCAATTGAAAAAAATTTTAACCTGCTTAAAGATAAAATTGATATATGCCATATAAATGAGTTATGTAATGAATACCCGTGGATAGAACTTTTTAAACTTTTAAATCGTATAAATTTTGATGGATTTTGTCTTGCAGAAATTCAGGCAAGTTCAGAACCAGATAGATTACTTTCTTATTATAAAGTTCTTTTTAACACTTATAATAAAATTGTTCAAACTGAAAAATAA
- a CDS encoding class II aldolase/adducin family protein: MENIREKLTEYGKKIVEKKLVAGSGGNISAREGNFVYLSPSGFFLDDIKNNEWVKVDIKTGEIYGELKPTCEISTHLGIYKEREDVKVVFHTHPPLTVGLISSGMDFKPFFPDFVAVLGKEVPVIDYVPPGGEEMRKRVVEKIKNSNVVLIRNHGAICIGETFKEAFARAWLVEDTAKSLIASLISGKLRYFTKKEIKGIENLESEDYRKAILKKME, from the coding sequence ATGGAAAATATAAGAGAAAAACTAACTGAATATGGTAAAAAAATTGTAGAGAAAAAACTTGTTGCTGGCTCAGGTGGAAATATAAGTGCAAGAGAAGGAAATTTTGTTTATCTTTCTCCAAGCGGTTTTTTTCTTGATGATATAAAAAACAACGAGTGGGTAAAAGTTGATATAAAAACAGGTGAAATTTATGGAGAGTTAAAGCCAACATGTGAAATTTCAACGCATCTGGGTATTTATAAAGAAAGAGAAGATGTAAAAGTTGTTTTTCACACTCACCCACCATTAACAGTTGGGTTGATATCCTCTGGAATGGACTTTAAACCATTTTTTCCGGATTTTGTCGCTGTTTTAGGGAAAGAAGTTCCTGTAATTGATTATGTTCCACCAGGTGGAGAAGAAATGAGAAAAAGAGTTGTTGAAAAAATAAAAAATTCTAATGTAGTGCTGATAAGAAATCATGGTGCTATTTGTATAGGAGAAACATTTAAAGAGGCATTTGCAAGAGCATGGCTGGTTGAAGATACAGCAAAAAGTTTAATTGCCTCACTTATATCTGGTAAATTAAGGTATTTTACAAAAAAGGAAATTAAAGGAATAGAAAACCTTGAATCAGAAGATTACAGAAAAGCAATCCTTAAAAAAATGGAATAA
- a CDS encoding Gfo/Idh/MocA family oxidoreductase, giving the protein MRKIKCAVVGTGIFGELHVETYASYDKADLLIICDSNEDRVKKVSKKYNVKYTLDYKEVAENEEIEAVSVATPDFAHRDIVVEMLQKGKHVLVEKPMATNVKDAEIMLEAAKESGKILMIDFHNRFNPAFIQTKERFDNGDFGDIGMIYTRMSDAISVPLKWFSWSDKSGPQWFLFPHIVDLVTWISGEKVKKVYGIGKKEVLKSHGLDIYDTVTGILDFGKFYATVETSWIIPEVWTSICDFYFKLEGSKGRVEADFGDMGLKIASDVKKTMEIPLYTGYIPTYGKLQGFQPLPIMYFIDCILENKKPFITPEEGLENVKIISSIIKSVETGKVVEI; this is encoded by the coding sequence ATGAGAAAAATTAAATGCGCAGTTGTTGGAACGGGTATTTTTGGCGAATTACATGTTGAAACATATGCCTCTTACGATAAGGCAGACCTTTTAATTATTTGTGATTCAAATGAAGACAGAGTAAAAAAAGTAAGTAAGAAATATAATGTAAAATATACTCTGGACTATAAAGAAGTTGCAGAAAATGAGGAAATAGAGGCAGTAAGTGTTGCAACTCCTGATTTTGCTCATAGAGATATAGTTGTTGAAATGCTCCAAAAGGGTAAACATGTTCTTGTTGAAAAACCAATGGCAACAAATGTTAAAGATGCCGAAATAATGCTTGAAGCCGCCAAAGAAAGTGGAAAAATTTTAATGATTGATTTCCATAATAGATTTAATCCTGCGTTTATTCAGACAAAAGAGAGATTTGATAATGGGGACTTTGGAGATATTGGAATGATTTATACAAGAATGAGTGATGCAATATCTGTCCCTCTAAAATGGTTTTCCTGGTCAGACAAAAGTGGTCCACAATGGTTTTTATTCCCTCATATTGTTGACCTTGTAACATGGATAAGTGGAGAAAAGGTAAAAAAGGTTTATGGTATAGGTAAAAAAGAAGTTTTAAAATCACATGGACTTGATATTTATGATACAGTAACAGGGATTCTTGATTTTGGAAAGTTTTATGCAACTGTTGAGACATCATGGATTATACCTGAGGTATGGACATCAATATGTGATTTTTATTTTAAATTAGAAGGAAGTAAAGGAAGAGTTGAAGCGGATTTTGGAGATATGGGATTGAAAATAGCATCTGATGTAAAAAAGACAATGGAAATTCCTTTATATACTGGATATATCCCAACTTATGGAAAATTACAGGGATTTCAACCACTACCAATTATGTATTTTATTGATTGTATACTGGAAAATAAGAAACCATTTATTACTCCTGAAGAGGGTTTAGAAAATGTAAAAATAATTTCTTCTATTATAAAATCAGTTGAGACAGGAAAAGTTGTTGAAATTTAA
- the ruvX gene encoding Holliday junction resolvase RuvX, which translates to MRILGLDIGTKRIGVAISDESCTIARGLGILERNGKEINKIKEIIEKYNIEKIIYGLPLRMDGSISGQTELVISFISKLKNEIKIPLKEWDERLSTKNAETILIQADISRKKRKKLIDKLSAQIILQNYLDSKTLENKTIEDIEHEY; encoded by the coding sequence ATGAGAATATTGGGACTTGATATAGGGACAAAAAGAATAGGAGTTGCAATAAGCGATGAAAGTTGTACTATTGCAAGAGGACTTGGAATTCTTGAAAGAAACGGGAAAGAGATAAATAAAATTAAAGAAATAATTGAAAAATATAATATTGAAAAAATTATTTATGGACTTCCTTTAAGGATGGATGGTTCAATAAGTGGACAAACAGAATTAGTTATTTCCTTTATTTCAAAACTAAAAAACGAGATAAAAATCCCTTTAAAAGAATGGGATGAAAGATTGAGCACAAAAAATGCAGAAACAATTTTAATTCAAGCAGACATAAGTAGGAAAAAAAGAAAAAAACTTATTGATAAACTTTCTGCTCAAATAATTTTACAGAATTACCTTGATTCAAAAACCCTTGAAAATAAAACCATTGAGGATATAGAACATGAATATTAA
- the lpxB gene encoding lipid-A-disaccharide synthase, with amino-acid sequence MKIGIFTGEVSGDNYAAILAKNIKEINPDIEIFGTGGKILEEVGVEIIKGMPVGYMGYSSVILKLPSYLKFFKKIIYEIEKRIPDIIVFIDNPAFNLKVAEKLKRKFFNVYYIPPKIWAHNYKRIKKIKKYINFVIPIFPFEENIYKKEGIKCTYFGHPVVDLIKKGEDRKRDKKMIGILPGSRIQEVSYTLPVILDIVYDLKKEIDFDVGISSFDEEIEMVIKKICKRKRIEFEIFKGFPYTLIENSDLILSTSGTVNLEVSLLLKPLIVFYKTSFLNYFIGRCMVKLNMVSPVNLFIGENVVPEYIQKIPKEKVKKDIIDLIGKKEIYQKEIKSFKYLKEKIGEEGVSKKVAEFILELTKGKK; translated from the coding sequence ATGAAAATAGGGATTTTTACAGGAGAAGTTTCAGGGGACAATTATGCAGCAATTCTTGCTAAAAATATCAAAGAAATAAATCCTGATATTGAAATTTTTGGGACAGGTGGAAAAATACTTGAGGAAGTTGGTGTTGAAATTATTAAAGGCATGCCAGTTGGATATATGGGATATTCTTCTGTTATTTTAAAACTCCCCTCATATTTAAAATTTTTTAAAAAAATTATTTATGAAATTGAAAAAAGAATTCCAGATATAATTGTTTTTATTGATAACCCTGCTTTTAATCTTAAAGTTGCAGAGAAACTTAAAAGGAAATTTTTTAATGTCTATTATATTCCTCCAAAAATTTGGGCTCATAATTACAAAAGAATAAAAAAAATTAAAAAATATATAAATTTTGTTATTCCAATATTCCCTTTTGAAGAGAATATATATAAAAAAGAAGGGATAAAATGTACATATTTTGGGCATCCTGTTGTAGACCTTATCAAAAAAGGAGAAGATAGAAAAAGAGATAAGAAGATGATTGGAATATTACCTGGAAGTAGAATACAGGAGGTTTCTTACACATTACCTGTAATTTTAGATATTGTTTATGACTTGAAAAAAGAAATTGATTTTGATGTTGGTATTTCATCTTTTGATGAGGAAATAGAAATGGTTATAAAAAAAATATGTAAAAGAAAAAGAATTGAGTTTGAAATTTTTAAAGGTTTCCCGTACACTTTAATTGAAAATTCAGATTTAATTTTATCTACAAGTGGCACTGTTAATTTAGAAGTATCTCTTTTATTGAAACCACTAATCGTTTTTTATAAAACATCTTTTTTAAATTATTTTATTGGTAGATGTATGGTAAAATTAAACATGGTAAGTCCAGTTAATCTTTTTATAGGAGAAAATGTCGTTCCTGAGTATATACAAAAAATACCAAAAGAAAAGGTGAAGAAAGATATTATTGATTTAATTGGTAAAAAAGAAATATATCAAAAAGAAATTAAAAGTTTTAAATATTTAAAAGAAAAAATTGGAGAGGAAGGTGTAAGCAAAAAAGTTGCAGAATTTATTTTAGAACTGACAAAAGGGAAAAAATGA
- the folP gene encoding dihydropteroate synthase, with translation MKEKWKVDKKNILLKNVLIAGILNITSDSFYDGGKFIDIEKAIVRGKEIIKDGADIIDIGGESSRPGSIPISEKEEIKRVIPVIKELSSENIIISVDTYKSKVAEEAIKNGAKIINDISALEMDRKLVNILKTSECGYVLMHMKGTPKIMQENPYYKDTIGEITEFFKVKLEYIEKNGIDIERVVIDPGIGFGKRVIDNILILKHLDKFKKFKRPIFIGTSRKAFIGKILNLEVEQRLEGSLATVVYAYLKGGRIFRVHDVKETKRVLDIIQAIENENIGT, from the coding sequence ATGAAAGAAAAATGGAAAGTTGATAAAAAGAATATTTTATTAAAAAATGTCCTGATAGCAGGGATATTAAATATAACCTCTGATTCTTTTTATGATGGTGGAAAATTTATTGATATTGAAAAAGCAATTGTAAGAGGAAAAGAAATTATAAAGGATGGAGCGGATATAATTGATATAGGAGGAGAATCATCAAGACCTGGTAGTATTCCAATAAGTGAAAAAGAAGAAATTAAAAGAGTTATACCTGTAATAAAAGAACTTTCAAGTGAAAATATAATTATCTCAGTTGATACATATAAATCAAAAGTGGCAGAAGAAGCAATAAAAAATGGTGCAAAAATTATAAATGATATTTCTGCTTTAGAGATGGATAGGAAATTAGTAAATATATTAAAAACAAGTGAGTGTGGGTATGTTTTAATGCATATGAAAGGTACCCCAAAAATTATGCAAGAAAATCCATACTATAAAGACACAATTGGTGAAATCACAGAATTCTTTAAAGTAAAATTAGAATATATTGAAAAAAATGGAATTGATATTGAAAGAGTTGTAATAGACCCTGGAATTGGATTTGGAAAAAGAGTTATTGATAATATCCTTATTCTAAAACATCTTGATAAATTCAAAAAATTTAAGAGACCTATTTTTATTGGAACTTCAAGAAAAGCATTTATAGGGAAAATTTTGAATTTAGAAGTTGAACAACGACTTGAAGGTTCTCTTGCAACAGTTGTTTATGCATACTTAAAAGGAGGTAGAATTTTCAGGGTTCATGATGTAAAGGAAACAAAAAGAGTACTTGATATTATACAGGCAATAGAAAATGAGAATATTGGGACTTGA
- a CDS encoding acyloxyacyl hydrolase, with product MKKRILIFGFFVFVVNVYAFDIKKPSSIDYFVGYGEGKLERQPDYQFPIFAVDFSYPLSDVWDFQLEPFVSYVYKPENNFEVGLAFFFKYNFFRNKRISPYIKGGSGIIYISQDTYEQSTNFNFVDQICGGIKFSFKKNIIFLEYRYRHISNAGIDHPNSGINSNLYLFGISHPF from the coding sequence ATGAAAAAAAGAATTTTAATATTTGGTTTCTTTGTTTTTGTTGTTAATGTTTATGCTTTTGATATAAAAAAACCTTCTTCTATTGATTATTTTGTTGGTTATGGAGAAGGAAAACTTGAAAGACAACCCGATTATCAATTTCCCATTTTTGCAGTTGATTTTTCTTATCCTTTATCAGATGTCTGGGATTTTCAGTTAGAACCTTTTGTTTCTTATGTTTACAAGCCAGAAAACAATTTTGAAGTTGGACTTGCTTTTTTCTTTAAATACAATTTTTTTAGAAATAAAAGGATTTCTCCGTATATAAAAGGTGGAAGTGGAATTATATATATTTCACAGGATACTTATGAACAATCAACAAATTTTAATTTTGTTGACCAGATATGCGGAGGTATTAAGTTTTCTTTTAAAAAAAATATCATTTTTCTTGAATATAGATATAGACATATTTCAAATGCAGGAATAGACCATCCAAATTCAGGAATTAACTCAAATCTTTATCTTTTTGGTATTTCTCATCCATTTTAA
- a CDS encoding sialidase family protein gives MGITIRRELYVKAQDKNMCEWRSQKYVNGEGLKRVEIRSLEGESDWSSGLFERYSDDNGRTWSQWKDIYSQGYEKKGEDEISTNYGCETYNPQYKHFVSLMMNRIFLGGHTQAYKRFWEKGEAGFIDHCFLSVRNDKSQNSSVKLIKYEEGADYDPDNWLNPEYITRNRAYFGCNIDILNNGEIIFPIGANVKACCRILSLNINDIFPSCPDIMCGMIVVRGIFNQSSGNYDFIFSKPVVISDLKSSRGIDEPAAISLPSGRIIAVFRGSNVECKDWNTRIEPGTPSHKWYCWSDDGGKTFTDPVPWHFDNREVFYSPASISNFIKSISNGKIYWIGNITGYNAYGGHPRYPLVIAEVNERGLLKKETLTIIDTRQEGESKEVQLSNFSILQDRETGLIELYLTKIGQHEGYTWWADCYRYFIDVNK, from the coding sequence ATGGGTATTACAATAAGAAGAGAATTGTATGTAAAAGCACAGGATAAAAATATGTGTGAATGGCGTTCTCAAAAATATGTCAATGGGGAAGGACTAAAAAGAGTGGAAATTAGAAGTTTAGAAGGAGAATCCGACTGGAGTAGTGGCTTATTTGAGAGATATTCTGATGATAATGGGCGTACATGGAGCCAATGGAAAGATATATATTCACAGGGATATGAAAAAAAAGGAGAAGATGAAATTTCCACTAACTATGGCTGTGAAACATATAATCCACAATATAAACATTTTGTATCACTTATGATGAACAGGATATTTTTAGGTGGACATACTCAGGCATACAAAAGATTTTGGGAAAAGGGCGAAGCAGGATTTATTGACCATTGTTTTCTATCAGTTCGTAACGATAAAAGCCAAAATAGTTCAGTGAAACTAATTAAATATGAAGAAGGGGCTGATTATGATCCTGATAACTGGCTTAACCCGGAATATATCACTCGTAATCGTGCTTATTTTGGATGTAATATTGATATTTTGAATAATGGAGAAATAATTTTCCCCATCGGTGCTAATGTTAAGGCATGTTGCCGTATTCTCTCCCTAAACATCAATGATATATTCCCTTCCTGCCCAGATATTATGTGTGGTATGATTGTAGTGCGTGGTATATTTAACCAATCTTCTGGAAACTATGATTTTATATTTTCTAAACCAGTTGTTATAAGTGATTTGAAATCTTCCAGAGGTATTGATGAACCTGCAGCAATATCCCTGCCATCAGGTAGAATTATTGCTGTATTCCGTGGAAGTAATGTTGAATGCAAGGATTGGAATACTCGTATAGAACCTGGCACTCCTTCACATAAATGGTATTGTTGGTCTGATGATGGTGGAAAAACATTCACTGACCCTGTTCCATGGCACTTTGATAATAGAGAGGTTTTTTACTCTCCTGCCTCTATTTCTAATTTTATCAAAAGTATAAGTAATGGGAAGATATATTGGATTGGGAACATTACTGGATATAATGCTTATGGAGGACATCCTCGTTATCCTCTGGTAATAGCAGAAGTTAATGAGAGAGGGCTACTTAAAAAAGAGACATTGACTATAATTGATACTAGGCAGGAAGGAGAAAGTAAAGAAGTGCAACTTTCAAATTTCAGTATTTTACAGGATAGAGAAACAGGACTTATAGAACTCTACCTAACAAAAATAGGACAACACGAAGGATATACATGGTGGGCAGATTGTTATAGATATTTTATTGATGTTAATAAATAA
- the tyrS gene encoding tyrosine--tRNA ligase: MNKIEEKFEIIKKNTVEIINEDELKKKIRKSIEEKRPLRVKYGIDPTAPEIHLGHTVPIKKLRDFQRLGDKILFLIGDFTARIGDPTGRKETRPILSVEEIKKNLLRYRQQVAKLLDIEKVEFVYNSTWLAKLKLEEIIELTSIFTVAQILERDDFTKRYKEGYPIYLHEFFYPLLQGYDSYHLKADIEIGATEQKFNLLAGRTIQEFFGQSKQVVITMPILVGIDGKLKMSKSYGNHIPIETTPDEMFGKIMSIPDDIMKDYFLLLTGIPSEIFSKKIEENPRQAKCFLAKEIVREFFGEEQARKAEDKFNKIFRDKETPEEIPEFKIPADLLEDSKVNVIDLIYASGIISSKSEIKRLISQGGIKINGEKVKDTDFVFEVKDGQIIKIGKRKFLKIKR, from the coding sequence ATGAATAAAATTGAGGAAAAATTTGAAATTATTAAAAAAAATACTGTTGAAATAATAAATGAGGATGAATTAAAGAAGAAAATAAGAAAGTCAATAGAGGAAAAAAGACCATTACGGGTAAAATATGGAATTGACCCAACTGCTCCTGAAATACATTTAGGTCATACAGTTCCAATAAAAAAACTAAGGGACTTTCAAAGATTGGGGGATAAAATTCTATTTCTTATTGGTGATTTTACTGCAAGAATTGGAGACCCAACTGGCAGAAAAGAAACAAGACCTATCCTCTCTGTTGAAGAAATTAAAAAAAATTTATTAAGATATAGACAACAGGTTGCAAAACTCCTTGATATTGAGAAAGTTGAATTTGTGTATAATTCTACATGGCTTGCTAAACTTAAACTTGAAGAAATAATAGAACTGACATCTATTTTTACTGTTGCTCAAATTCTTGAAAGAGATGATTTTACAAAAAGATATAAAGAAGGATATCCAATATATCTTCATGAATTTTTTTATCCACTTTTACAGGGATATGATTCTTATCATTTAAAAGCAGATATAGAAATTGGAGCAACAGAACAAAAGTTTAATTTACTTGCAGGAAGGACAATTCAGGAATTTTTTGGACAGAGTAAACAGGTTGTTATTACAATGCCTATTTTAGTTGGAATAGATGGAAAATTAAAAATGAGTAAATCATATGGAAATCATATTCCAATAGAAACAACACCTGATGAAATGTTTGGGAAAATTATGTCAATTCCTGATGACATTATGAAAGATTACTTTTTACTTCTTACAGGTATCCCTTCTGAAATTTTTAGTAAAAAAATAGAAGAAAACCCAAGACAGGCAAAGTGTTTTTTAGCAAAAGAAATTGTCAGAGAATTTTTTGGAGAAGAACAAGCAAGAAAAGCAGAAGATAAATTTAATAAAATTTTCAGAGATAAAGAAACTCCGGAAGAAATACCTGAATTTAAAATCCCTGCCGACCTTCTTGAAGATAGCAAAGTAAATGTCATTGATTTAATATATGCCTCTGGAATTATTAGTTCAAAATCAGAAATAAAAAGATTAATTTCCCAAGGTGGAATTAAAATAAATGGAGAAAAAGTAAAAGATACTGATTTTGTTTTTGAAGTAAAGGACGGACAAATTATAAAAATAGGAAAAAGAAAATTTCTGAAAATAAAGAGGTGA
- a CDS encoding ABC transporter ATP-binding protein has product MIKEFFKIKNYVKVRWHLLVAGIFFTILSVFANGVSLSAIVPLMDKVLVKKEKIILPENLPQIIKIKIEPLIFKINQLPSLLLLKYLLIFLITILFLKGLFFYLQNYFYRCFSTRLLTDVRELLYTKIMSLSDDFFAKKQTGELTTRIIYDVNLLNVVFESFFPKFVFPILLTFSYFVIIFTIDWKMSLLSIFMFPVILYPVFKMGNKLRKLGKKIQIAYGEIGNVINESVYGQQIIKVYNREEYMKEKFKKENENIFKNVISMVKRLLIISPFTEFAGAVASSGLIYYGAVKIINGGMSTGFLFLFFVALLSMISPLKGIGETYGLIKQASSALPRVFSVLDTESSVVEEGKDVFMGLKKNIEFKDVFFSFEGKQVLKGISFIVEKSEKIGIVGPTGVGKTTLVGLLLRFYNPEKGEILIDGKNIKEYKINSLRQHIGFVSQQPVLFHSTVKENITLGFENEERFKEVIKMDGIAQLINSLPEGENTIVGERGITLSGGQKQLISIARAIYKDPDILIFDEATSSLDTESEKMIQKAIDQTLENRTSFIIAHRLSTLKKVNKIIVLKDGTIVEEGTHQQLLDKQGVYYTLWQLQFA; this is encoded by the coding sequence ATGATAAAAGAATTCTTTAAAATTAAAAATTATGTAAAAGTTAGGTGGCACTTACTCGTGGCAGGTATCTTTTTTACAATTCTTTCTGTTTTTGCCAATGGTGTTTCTCTTTCAGCAATAGTACCTTTAATGGATAAAGTCCTTGTTAAAAAAGAAAAAATTATTCTGCCAGAAAATTTACCTCAAATTATAAAAATTAAAATAGAACCATTGATTTTTAAAATAAACCAACTCCCATCCTTATTACTTTTGAAATACCTTCTTATTTTTTTAATAACTATTCTTTTTCTTAAAGGGCTATTTTTTTATTTACAGAATTATTTTTATAGATGTTTCTCAACAAGGTTATTGACTGATGTAAGGGAATTACTTTACACAAAAATTATGAGTTTATCAGATGATTTTTTTGCAAAAAAACAAACGGGTGAATTAACAACAAGAATAATTTATGATGTTAACCTTCTAAATGTTGTTTTTGAATCATTTTTCCCTAAATTTGTATTTCCAATATTACTCACTTTTTCCTACTTTGTAATAATTTTTACAATTGATTGGAAAATGAGTCTACTTTCAATATTTATGTTCCCTGTTATTCTTTATCCTGTTTTTAAAATGGGAAATAAATTAAGAAAATTAGGCAAAAAAATACAGATAGCATATGGAGAAATTGGTAATGTTATAAATGAAAGTGTATATGGACAGCAAATTATAAAGGTGTACAACAGAGAAGAATATATGAAAGAGAAATTTAAGAAGGAAAATGAAAATATATTTAAAAATGTAATAAGTATGGTAAAAAGATTGCTTATAATATCTCCATTTACTGAATTTGCAGGAGCAGTTGCATCAAGTGGACTTATTTATTACGGAGCAGTTAAAATAATAAATGGGGGAATGAGTACTGGCTTTTTATTTTTGTTTTTTGTTGCTCTTCTTTCAATGATAAGTCCATTAAAAGGAATTGGAGAGACATATGGATTGATAAAACAGGCAAGTTCTGCTTTACCAAGAGTATTTTCCGTTCTTGATACAGAAAGTTCAGTTGTTGAAGAAGGGAAAGATGTCTTTATGGGACTTAAAAAAAATATTGAGTTTAAAGATGTGTTTTTTTCTTTTGAAGGGAAACAGGTCTTAAAAGGAATAAGTTTTATAGTTGAAAAAAGTGAAAAAATAGGGATAGTTGGGCCAACTGGCGTTGGAAAAACAACTTTAGTAGGACTTCTTTTGAGATTTTATAACCCTGAAAAAGGTGAAATTTTAATTGATGGGAAAAATATTAAAGAATATAAAATAAATTCTTTAAGACAGCATATTGGTTTTGTTTCACAGCAACCAGTTTTATTTCATTCAACAGTTAAAGAAAATATAACACTTGGATTTGAAAATGAAGAAAGGTTTAAAGAAGTAATAAAAATGGATGGAATAGCGCAGTTAATAAATTCTTTGCCAGAAGGAGAAAATACGATTGTTGGTGAAAGAGGAATAACTTTATCAGGAGGGCAGAAGCAATTAATTTCAATAGCAAGAGCAATTTATAAAGACCCTGATATTTTAATTTTTGATGAGGCAACTTCTTCTCTTGACACAGAATCAGAAAAAATGATACAAAAAGCAATTGACCAGACACTTGAAAATAGAACATCTTTTATAATTGCTCACCGACTCTCAACATTAAAAAAAGTTAATAAAATAATTGTTCTTAAAGATGGAACAATTGTTGAAGAAGGAACACATCAGCAACTACTTGATAAGCAAGGGGTGTACTATACATTATGGCAACTTCAATTCGCATAA